ATGGCGTATCACCGCATCAATCGCCTGGCGGTCGACTTGCTAGAACCCGGCGGCATTTTGGTGACGTGCAGTTGCTCCGGTCATGTGCTGCGGGAAGATTTTTTGCACATGCTGGCCGGCGTGTCGCAGCGCACCAATCGATCCATTCAGGTGCTTCAGCATCGCGGCGCGGCCCCAGATCATCCGATTAGCACTACTTGCTTGGAAAGCGAGTATCTCAAGTGCTTTGTGTGCCGTGTGGGATGAGGGGACCCATGGCCACTTATCCCAAGATAGCCCAACTCAAAAACACAGCGGCCCTTGCTGCGCGGTTGGCGGAATTGGGTCTGGAGTTGCCCATCGACGAGCGAATTCTCACCGCCGCCGAAGGTTCGCCCATGGCGCAGCCGCTCAAGATCGGCGGCTTTCAGGTCGGAAACCGTTGGTGCATTCATCCCATGGAAGGCTGGGACGCCAACACCGATGGATCACCTTCTCCACACACACTGCGTCGCTGGCAGAATTTTGGGCTGAGCGGAGCCAAGTGGATTTGGGGGGGCGAAGCAGCGGCCGTGCAGCCCGATGGCCGGGCGAATCCTCGGCAGACGTTGGCCACGGCAACAAACCGCTCCGGTCTGGCGGCATTGATCAACACTTGCCGACAGACACATAGGGAAGTGTTTGCCAACGATGATGATTTATGGGTCGGCTTGCAACTGACCCATTCTGGGCGATTTTCGCGGCCGCACAATCGACGCTTGGAGCCGAGAATTGCGTATCATCATCCGCTGTTAGACGCCAAGTTTGGCATCAATCCACACGATGATTCCATCGTCTGGTCTGACGACGATCTGCAACGACTGGTGGATGCGTATGTCGCCGCGGCGGGTGTCGCGGAAGAAGTGGGATTCCAATTTGTCGATATCAAATGTTGCCACGGTTACTTGCTGCACGAATTGTTGAGCGCCCGTTGCCGCCCAGGCCGGTTTGGCGGCGATTTGGCCGGCCGGTCGCGGTTGATGCTTTCCATCATCGAACGCATCCGTGACCGCCATCCGCATTTGATGCTGGCCGTGCGACTCAGCGTGTTCGA
This genomic stretch from Pirellulales bacterium harbors:
- a CDS encoding NADH:flavin oxidoreductase — protein: MATYPKIAQLKNTAALAARLAELGLELPIDERILTAAEGSPMAQPLKIGGFQVGNRWCIHPMEGWDANTDGSPSPHTLRRWQNFGLSGAKWIWGGEAAAVQPDGRANPRQTLATATNRSGLAALINTCRQTHREVFANDDDLWVGLQLTHSGRFSRPHNRRLEPRIAYHHPLLDAKFGINPHDDSIVWSDDDLQRLVDAYVAAAGVAEEVGFQFVDIKCCHGYLLHELLSARCRPGRFGGDLAGRSRLMLSIIERIRDRHPHLMLAVRLSVFDTLPYKTSLAIGEPLKYRHLLPYEYGFGVDAQDPLKIDLREPIELIRRLHAAGVAAVNISGGSPYYNPHIQRPAIFPPSDGYQPPEDPLVGVARQIHAARECKLAVPEIPMVGSGYTYLQDYVPHVAQAVRRAGWIDAVGLGRMVLAYPALPADTLATGKLARKLICRTFSDCTTAPRNDIISGCFPLDPYYKALPEAEELRTIKSAMEENATD